One region of Termitidicoccus mucosus genomic DNA includes:
- a CDS encoding calcineurin-like phosphoesterase C-terminal domain-containing protein gives MKSALALLSSLAFALASAATALHAADIYWGGGTGAITDDNWYSDAALTTPVTRTAADVINLATGTLRIITTATVYDTNIAPGAGDNAAVIVSGTWNNTNGELSIAHGTGGAGALTILAGGTVRANTFYIGNYGSGTFHLAQGAMLANSANAFLARNAGGSGTATIDGAWTVGAIGNTSNGYLIVGNTAGTGAPSTNLLAIGQTGAVIVSATSNYGYIRIGQGISTTGTVIVHGLLQTQGVNVINSIGYSGNNRDAADTAATGVLVIGTTGTVIFSGTETSLGHFGLGSGDTYRANASGTAFVDGVWKNAGNLIVGRSGAGHLEIAQTGTVTVGTFLAIAPYNSGSNATGNTAGPQGGTVIVDGLLAIGDYVTIGAGVATANLHITQNGTVITGTNGSGNGYVQVGRNGSTAGSGTAAPVPGNAIVQVDGLLDIGGDFNFGMRSQTELTLGAEGSILVAGNHYQSPQTLLAFTPAAARDLPLIAAADAAYISGTLKITGLDNLDGYSAAASATAASALPCITVLSAGAGIEGEFKTISITPALTGTTGLPDYIYNGKTILGTAPGTGIGASNGPAEYRVGHLLAWHAPAANAHGAFTIPAGKTFVLDLPLADRADAADIALATGWDGKSLAKRGPGTLVLAAPATRTGDTTVESGTLRLAAGGAIANTAVSLGNLVNHAILESVAPAGGAAYRTLTAATLAGTGTIILAASGPADDAPGDRLIITGNAAGAHAVLVSINNAAPTPATAGQLAALITVTGGNTATFNPSVPPAGVTVTFAPQGGALASDAPAQITVTPGATYGSALPNGTLPTPVRPDATFAGWFTAPAAGTQVTAATTVAPGASNHILYARWVEGRHPVINPATDITAGNDLYGSIVDDTGAPVPNVVVSDGFQCVKTGARGIYQMKRTDKGNNIKARVVFYSTPETHTVNTAAGTAPGQARFHTKLTPGVNRYNFDLVRLPAKQTDFILLGVGDPQPTSLAHVARYQNETMADIARFRQTTPLPIYAILLGDIVGDNLHLHGPVRDATNTSGVTWFSVIGNHDHDQAFSNLKQDGTPGATTANNKDYESGETYENTYGPLNYSVNIGDLHIIGLDDILYTKQDGYSTGLTNDILEWVRQDLSFVPKTKTIVVAYHIPLRGGSYQNAQALFNHLKDYADVHFFAGHTHYQQNITFNITGSTKTIAAYEHIHGGACGAWWNSIVNTEGAPNAYGIYTLSGTKFVDWYSKPTGYSDTYQMRMYRGNTAFGSGTVTYSYNKTANDVVVDIFNSDTTGKWKYKVYENDVLVSSTLAKLPNMIDAYAAGQHIGVLGRAAGGNYDGANNSHLHLHALKTSGTVTRVEIQATDPFGKTYIVNEFTTNLAEFPAAYTKEKTSNYASPAITTHPQNATVTIGQSATFAAAATGTPAPACKWQTLAVGGTVWTAAASATTATHTIPAATLAQNNTQYRLLATNLRGAVPTAPATLTVNDPALVAAQALKAQLEATGTATVTITGTVDLALVGGATVASGKTIGGTDAGATITGDLTLATGADNAVIQGVNFTAGTFVINGANDVHVSHCTFTDAPVSITGGADNIAFAWNKFTATSAGAGSAMTISNAGAGTGILLGHNLWAAGLRADMPAVTHARVLMFNNLFTATGNTTATIAGAGAQILSARNLYQGVNNPLAKQSTGLIRALDNLMTSTTGTTAPGTDKVFVPAYAHVMDSAADLADAITSHAGNTAGKTSTHPGQTAIAADIIVTATVTGSGATKTATSATIPAGGGFTLTASLFSGSTQTPITPVARQWYRDNFAITGATAATHTVTNADGTHAGAYAVTLTTPAGELVTSPAFTVTVGALGAPVITAHPVSQTIAAGGSVTFTVTATGGTLTYQWMRNGAAISGATGATYTIANAQQSHEGDYTVRVSNSDASTTSNAATLTVNATGGNSGSGGGGGGAPTLFLLPALALLFALARRNQK, from the coding sequence ATGCTCGCCAACTCCGCCAACGCCTTCCTCGCCCGCAACGCCGGCGGCTCCGGCACCGCCACCATAGACGGCGCATGGACCGTCGGCGCCATCGGCAACACCTCCAACGGCTACCTCATCGTCGGCAACACCGCCGGCACCGGCGCCCCCAGCACCAACCTCCTCGCCATCGGGCAAACCGGCGCCGTCATCGTCTCCGCCACTTCCAATTACGGCTACATCCGCATCGGCCAGGGCATCAGCACCACCGGCACCGTCATCGTTCACGGTCTCCTCCAAACACAAGGCGTCAACGTCATCAACTCCATCGGCTATTCGGGCAACAACCGCGACGCCGCCGACACCGCCGCCACCGGCGTCCTCGTCATCGGCACCACCGGCACCGTCATCTTCTCCGGCACCGAGACATCCCTCGGCCACTTCGGCCTCGGCTCCGGCGACACCTACCGCGCCAACGCCTCCGGCACCGCTTTCGTGGATGGCGTCTGGAAAAACGCCGGCAACCTCATCGTCGGCCGCTCCGGCGCCGGCCACCTCGAGATCGCCCAAACCGGCACCGTCACCGTCGGCACCTTCCTCGCCATTGCACCCTACAACAGCGGCTCAAACGCCACCGGCAACACCGCCGGCCCCCAAGGCGGCACCGTCATCGTTGACGGCCTCCTCGCCATCGGCGACTACGTCACCATCGGCGCCGGCGTTGCCACCGCAAACCTCCACATCACCCAAAACGGCACCGTCATCACCGGCACAAACGGCAGCGGCAACGGCTACGTCCAAGTCGGCCGCAACGGCTCCACCGCCGGCTCCGGCACCGCCGCCCCCGTCCCCGGCAACGCCATCGTGCAAGTGGACGGCCTGCTCGACATCGGCGGCGACTTCAACTTCGGCATGCGCAGCCAAACCGAACTCACCCTCGGCGCCGAAGGCAGCATCCTCGTCGCGGGCAACCACTACCAAAGTCCGCAAACCCTCCTTGCCTTCACCCCCGCCGCCGCGCGCGACCTCCCGCTCATCGCAGCCGCCGATGCCGCCTACATTTCCGGCACACTCAAAATCACCGGCCTCGACAACCTCGACGGCTACTCTGCCGCCGCGTCCGCCACCGCCGCCAGCGCATTGCCATGCATCACCGTTTTGAGCGCCGGCGCCGGCATCGAAGGCGAATTTAAAACAATCTCCATCACGCCCGCCCTCACCGGCACCACCGGTCTGCCCGACTATATTTACAACGGCAAAACCATCCTCGGCACCGCCCCCGGCACCGGCATCGGTGCCAGCAACGGCCCCGCCGAATACCGCGTCGGCCACCTTCTCGCCTGGCACGCCCCCGCCGCCAACGCCCACGGCGCCTTCACCATCCCCGCCGGCAAAACCTTCGTCCTCGACCTCCCGCTCGCCGACCGCGCCGACGCCGCCGACATCGCCCTCGCCACCGGCTGGGACGGAAAATCCCTCGCCAAACGTGGCCCCGGCACCCTCGTCCTCGCCGCCCCCGCCACCCGCACCGGCGACACCACCGTCGAATCCGGCACCCTCCGCCTCGCCGCCGGCGGTGCCATTGCGAACACCGCCGTCTCCCTCGGCAACCTCGTCAACCACGCCATCCTCGAAAGCGTCGCCCCCGCCGGCGGCGCCGCCTACCGTACCCTCACCGCCGCCACCCTCGCCGGCACCGGCACCATCATCCTCGCCGCCAGCGGCCCCGCCGACGACGCCCCCGGCGACCGCCTCATCATCACCGGCAACGCCGCCGGCGCGCACGCCGTCCTCGTCTCCATCAACAACGCCGCGCCCACGCCCGCCACCGCCGGCCAACTCGCCGCGCTCATCACCGTCACCGGCGGCAACACCGCCACCTTCAATCCCTCCGTCCCGCCCGCCGGCGTCACCGTCACCTTCGCCCCGCAAGGCGGTGCCCTCGCGTCCGACGCGCCCGCGCAAATCACCGTCACCCCTGGCGCCACCTACGGCAGCGCGCTGCCGAACGGCACGCTGCCGACCCCCGTCCGCCCCGACGCCACCTTCGCCGGCTGGTTCACCGCCCCCGCCGCCGGCACCCAAGTCACCGCCGCCACCACCGTCGCCCCCGGCGCGAGCAACCACATCCTCTACGCCCGCTGGGTTGAAGGCCGCCACCCCGTCATCAACCCCGCCACCGACATCACCGCCGGCAACGACCTCTACGGCTCCATCGTTGACGACACCGGCGCCCCCGTGCCGAACGTCGTCGTCAGCGACGGTTTCCAATGCGTGAAAACCGGCGCCCGTGGCATCTACCAGATGAAACGCACGGACAAGGGTAACAACATCAAGGCCCGCGTCGTCTTCTACTCCACCCCCGAAACCCACACCGTCAACACCGCCGCCGGCACCGCCCCCGGCCAAGCCCGCTTCCACACCAAACTCACCCCCGGCGTCAACCGCTACAACTTCGACCTCGTCCGCCTTCCCGCCAAGCAAACCGACTTCATCCTCCTCGGCGTCGGCGACCCCCAGCCCACCTCCCTTGCCCACGTCGCGCGCTACCAAAACGAAACGATGGCCGACATCGCCCGATTCCGCCAAACCACCCCGCTTCCCATCTACGCCATCCTCCTCGGCGACATCGTCGGCGACAACCTCCACCTCCACGGCCCCGTCCGCGACGCCACCAACACCTCCGGCGTCACCTGGTTCTCCGTCATCGGCAACCACGACCACGACCAAGCCTTCTCCAACCTCAAGCAGGACGGCACCCCCGGCGCGACCACCGCAAACAACAAGGACTACGAGTCCGGCGAGACCTACGAAAACACCTACGGCCCCCTCAACTACTCCGTTAACATCGGCGACCTCCACATCATCGGCCTCGACGACATCCTCTACACCAAGCAGGACGGCTACAGCACCGGCCTCACCAACGACATCCTCGAATGGGTCCGCCAAGACCTCTCCTTCGTTCCCAAAACCAAAACCATCGTCGTCGCCTACCACATCCCCCTGCGCGGCGGCTCCTACCAAAACGCCCAAGCCCTCTTCAACCACCTCAAGGACTACGCCGACGTCCACTTCTTCGCCGGCCACACCCACTACCAGCAAAACATCACCTTCAACATCACCGGCAGCACCAAAACCATCGCCGCCTACGAACACATCCACGGCGGCGCCTGCGGCGCGTGGTGGAACTCCATCGTCAACACCGAGGGCGCGCCCAACGCCTACGGCATCTACACCCTCTCCGGCACCAAATTCGTTGACTGGTATTCCAAACCCACCGGCTACAGCGACACCTACCAAATGCGCATGTATCGCGGCAACACCGCCTTCGGCTCCGGCACCGTCACCTACTCCTACAACAAAACCGCAAACGACGTCGTTGTTGACATCTTCAACTCCGACACCACCGGCAAATGGAAATACAAGGTCTATGAAAACGACGTCCTTGTCTCCTCCACCCTCGCCAAACTCCCCAACATGATTGACGCCTACGCCGCCGGCCAGCACATCGGCGTCCTCGGCCGCGCCGCCGGCGGCAACTACGACGGCGCCAACAACTCCCACCTCCACCTCCATGCCCTCAAAACCTCCGGCACCGTCACCCGCGTGGAAATCCAGGCCACCGACCCCTTCGGCAAAACCTACATCGTCAACGAATTTACCACCAACCTTGCCGAGTTCCCCGCCGCCTACACCAAGGAAAAAACCTCCAACTACGCCTCCCCCGCCATCACCACGCACCCGCAAAACGCCACCGTCACCATCGGCCAGTCCGCCACCTTCGCCGCCGCCGCCACCGGCACCCCCGCCCCGGCCTGCAAATGGCAAACCCTCGCCGTCGGCGGCACCGTCTGGACCGCCGCCGCCAGCGCCACCACCGCCACCCACACCATCCCCGCCGCCACCCTCGCGCAAAACAACACCCAATACCGCCTCCTCGCCACCAACCTCCGCGGCGCCGTCCCCACCGCCCCCGCCACCCTCACCGTCAACGACCCCGCCCTCGTTGCCGCGCAAGCCCTCAAGGCCCAACTCGAAGCCACCGGCACGGCGACCGTCACCATCACCGGCACGGTTGACCTCGCCCTCGTCGGCGGAGCCACCGTCGCCAGCGGCAAAACCATCGGCGGCACCGATGCCGGCGCCACCATCACCGGCGACCTCACCCTCGCCACTGGCGCGGACAACGCCGTCATCCAAGGCGTCAACTTCACCGCCGGGACCTTCGTCATCAACGGCGCGAACGACGTGCACGTTTCCCACTGCACCTTCACCGACGCGCCCGTCTCCATCACCGGCGGCGCGGACAACATCGCCTTCGCGTGGAACAAATTCACCGCCACGTCCGCCGGCGCCGGCTCGGCCATGACAATTTCCAACGCCGGCGCCGGCACCGGCATCCTCCTCGGGCACAACCTCTGGGCCGCCGGCCTCCGCGCCGACATGCCCGCCGTCACCCACGCCCGCGTCCTCATGTTCAACAACCTCTTCACCGCCACCGGCAACACCACCGCCACCATCGCCGGCGCCGGCGCGCAAATCCTCTCCGCGCGCAACCTCTACCAAGGCGTGAACAACCCCCTCGCCAAACAATCCACCGGCCTCATCCGCGCGCTCGACAACCTCATGACCTCCACCACCGGCACCACCGCCCCCGGCACGGACAAAGTCTTCGTCCCCGCCTACGCGCACGTCATGGACTCCGCCGCCGACCTCGCCGACGCCATCACCAGCCACGCCGGCAACACCGCCGGCAAAACCTCCACCCACCCTGGGCAAACCGCCATCGCCGCCGACATTATCGTCACCGCCACCGTCACCGGCTCCGGCGCGACCAAGACCGCCACCAGCGCCACCATCCCCGCCGGCGGCGGCTTCACGCTCACGGCCTCGCTCTTCTCCGGCAGCACCCAAACCCCCATCACCCCCGTCGCCCGCCAGTGGTATCGCGACAACTTCGCCATCACCGGCGCGACTGCCGCCACCCACACCGTCACCAACGCCGACGGCACCCACGCCGGCGCCTACGCCGTCACCCTGACCACCCCCGCCGGCGAACTCGTCACCTCCCCCGCCTTCACCGTGACAGTCGGCGCATTGGGCGCACCCGTCATCACGGCACACCCCGTGTCGCAAACCATCGCCGCGGGCGGCAGCGTGACCTTCACCGTCACCGCCACCGGCGGAACCTTGACCTACCAATGGATGAGAAACGGCGCCGCCATCTCCGGTGCCACCGGCGCCACCTACACCATCGCCAACGCACAGCAATCCCATGAGGGCGACTACACCGTCCGCGTGAGCAACTCCGACGCATCCACCACCAGCAACGCCGCCACGCTCACCGTCAATGCCACTGGCGGCAACTCCGGAAGTGGCGGTGGCGGAGGCGGCGCGCCAACGCTGTTCCTCCTCCCCGCCCTCGCGCTCCTGTTTGCCTTGGCCCGGAGAAACCAAAAATGA
- a CDS encoding SGNH/GDSL hydrolase family protein, whose protein sequence is MKPTTALRATLATLLLLAATAVTAAARPALTWHDTAPWKPGGRAWDDTPTPFSRLPRRAEGEVTKAVWKLSLNSAGLVFYFRTDAPEIHTRHTVAGELAKPHMNATATSGLDLYARDQTGAWHWAGSSRPNSKTHEQAVLSGAEPALRDYMLYLPLYNTVESLEIGVPAGCAFEPVAPPSEKPVVYYGTSIAQGCAASRPGLTTPAMLGRKLGLPVINLGFSGNGKMEPAMAGLVAEIDAAVFVLDCLPNMSALSAPEIIGRTENCIRVIRKTHPATPIILMEDRTYGHAWLVPKLRQKHADARAALRSVHEKLAAGGVTGVTYIPGAQLLGDDDTTVDGSHPGDLGLFRQAEILLPVLKQVLKN, encoded by the coding sequence ATGAAACCAACCACCGCCCTCCGCGCCACACTCGCGACGCTCCTGCTTCTCGCCGCCACTGCCGTCACCGCCGCCGCCCGGCCCGCCCTCACCTGGCATGACACCGCGCCATGGAAACCCGGCGGACGCGCCTGGGACGACACGCCGACGCCCTTTTCCCGCCTTCCGCGGCGCGCCGAGGGCGAGGTCACCAAGGCCGTCTGGAAACTCTCGCTCAACTCCGCCGGCCTCGTGTTTTATTTCCGCACCGACGCCCCCGAAATCCACACCCGCCACACCGTCGCCGGCGAACTCGCGAAGCCCCACATGAACGCCACCGCCACCAGCGGCCTCGACTTGTATGCGCGGGACCAGACCGGCGCCTGGCACTGGGCCGGTTCCTCGCGCCCGAACTCCAAAACCCACGAGCAGGCCGTGCTGTCCGGCGCGGAACCCGCGCTCCGCGACTACATGCTCTACCTGCCCCTCTACAACACCGTCGAGTCGCTCGAAATCGGCGTGCCCGCCGGCTGCGCGTTCGAGCCCGTCGCCCCGCCGTCGGAAAAACCGGTGGTGTATTACGGCACCTCCATCGCCCAAGGCTGCGCCGCGTCGCGCCCCGGCCTGACCACGCCGGCGATGCTGGGACGAAAACTAGGCCTGCCCGTCATCAACCTCGGCTTCTCCGGCAACGGCAAAATGGAGCCGGCGATGGCCGGCCTCGTCGCCGAAATCGACGCCGCCGTCTTCGTGCTCGACTGCCTGCCCAACATGAGCGCGCTCTCCGCCCCGGAAATCATCGGGCGCACGGAAAACTGCATCCGCGTCATCCGCAAAACACACCCGGCCACGCCGATCATATTGATGGAAGACCGCACCTACGGACACGCCTGGCTCGTCCCCAAACTCCGGCAAAAACACGCGGACGCCCGCGCCGCCCTCCGCTCCGTCCATGAAAAACTCGCCGCCGGGGGCGTGACGGGCGTCACCTACATCCCCGGCGCGCAACTGCTCGGCGATGACGACACCACGGTTGACGGCTCCCACCCCGGCGACCTCGGCCTCTTCCGCCAGGCGGAAATCCTCCTCCCCGTGCTCAAACAGGTTTTAAAAAATTAG
- a CDS encoding phosphatase PAP2 family protein translates to MKTQILARRLRPFALLAALALAPVFSPAATEFRYLADAPASIEALVAPIPPPPPDDSYAGRADIETLLQVQKDRTPAQIKRAAIVASLRAVWMGQRVFGPSFTKENLPLTYAFLHHANLERHEVAASAKERWNRVRPFDRGLGVEMTVPRRPSGTSYPSGHSASGGCYAALYSAAMPEYTALFDEAMREIMWCRVIAGVHYPTDTQAGADLGLAIGREMLKNPATQAAVREMRAEIIAFLQKNPDAAAFAEKTAGTRLAKELKPKEAKTTKP, encoded by the coding sequence ATGAAAACTCAAATCCTCGCCCGCCGCCTCCGGCCCTTCGCCCTCCTCGCCGCGCTCGCGCTCGCCCCGGTTTTCTCTCCGGCGGCGACCGAGTTTCGCTATCTCGCCGACGCGCCCGCCTCCATCGAGGCCCTCGTCGCCCCCATCCCGCCGCCGCCGCCCGATGACTCCTACGCAGGCAGGGCCGACATCGAAACCCTCCTCCAAGTCCAGAAAGACCGCACCCCCGCGCAAATCAAGCGCGCCGCCATCGTCGCCTCCCTCAGGGCGGTGTGGATGGGCCAGCGTGTCTTCGGTCCCTCCTTCACCAAGGAAAACCTCCCCCTCACCTACGCCTTCCTCCACCACGCCAACCTTGAGCGCCACGAGGTCGCCGCCAGCGCCAAGGAACGCTGGAACCGCGTCCGCCCCTTCGACCGCGGCCTCGGCGTCGAGATGACCGTTCCGCGCCGCCCCTCCGGCACTTCCTACCCCAGCGGGCACTCCGCCTCCGGAGGCTGCTACGCCGCCCTTTATTCCGCCGCCATGCCCGAATACACGGCCCTTTTCGACGAGGCCATGCGCGAAATCATGTGGTGCCGCGTCATCGCCGGCGTCCACTACCCCACCGACACCCAGGCCGGCGCCGACCTCGGCCTCGCCATAGGACGCGAAATGCTCAAAAATCCCGCCACCCAAGCTGCCGTCCGAGAAATGCGCGCCGAAATTATTGCCTTCCTCCAAAAAAATCCTGACGCCGCCGCCTTCGCCGAAAAAACCGCGGGAACCCGCTTGGCAAAAGAACTGAAACCGAAGGAGGCGAAAACAACAAAACCATGA
- a CDS encoding family 78 glycoside hydrolase catalytic domain, translating into MKISAFLALLASVIILAAPLRAAAGAIRPVEPRCEHRDNPLGLREVWPRLTWRLEAVRADDRGLAQSAWQILVASSPEKLAADAGDVWDSDRVTSPDARAVFAGRKLDALQQVWWKVRVWDGDGAASGWSAPATWSRGLEETVTLKDWPGDWIGLDPTDKERNETLTDAQRQRAARRQLKWVKAVMSGVKKRPLPAFDAKVVAPPTDTDMAADRPLTAWFAKTFRVDDKAALARAVIWIVPDMECEIWLNGRRVAAAARWEIARQIDLAPFLRDGENRAALRVTQNDGYAPAVLGEIELFPAGAASRRVPLDASWRFAASDAAAPDAPGLDDAGAWKKPELLSRVWGSAENVTHHYAPAAMLRKEFAVEKPVRRATLVATAAGIYEIEINGRRVGDDFFAPGSTEYRRRLHAQTHDVTALLGAGANAIGVTLADGWFAGVMGYSGRRHTYGGWPRARALLVIEHTDGTVARVATDRSWKAAFGPVRYADLMQGCGYDARLETPGWTRPGFDDSGWKPAATGQRPLSDGAPNQLVQTVVEGATLDGARITETLPARSVRETAPGVWLADFGQNFTGWARLKTRGGAGARVVFRHGEMLNPGGTLYTSNLRGASAVDEFWLRGDAGGETLEPRFTFHGFRYLEVRGLAQAPAPADFTGVVVHTPMKRTGWFECSDPRLNQLFSNIIWGQRGNYLEIPTDCPQRDERLGWTGDTQFFARTASYNFDTRAFLERWLESLAGDAQNAEGVFAAVAPAFPGYHVRPSTAWGDAAVIVTHVLWQHYGETRPIERHFDALARYLGWLERRARDGIVFVGGYGDWLHKGGTAKTEVMDTAYYAYLCDLMSQMAEAVGRVAEAARYAALRDEVRAAFEREFLRDDGSILESSQTGYALAFTMDLAPPRLREKMADRFNDEIKKFDWHLATGFIGTPRLMPALFNAGLDATAWRVLLQDTYPSWLFQVKLGATTMWERWDGWTPGEGFQAVAMNSFNHYAFGAVGEALYRHVAGIDTATPGFRDIVIRPRPGGGLTHARAAYEAATGRVESGWKILPGGGLALDVTIPVGSRARIHLPAANPAIVTESGRPLAAAPGVLLLPSEPPGETACETGSGEYHFEVRP; encoded by the coding sequence ATGAAAATATCCGCCTTTCTTGCGCTCCTCGCATCCGTCATTATCCTTGCCGCGCCGCTTCGCGCCGCCGCCGGCGCCATCCGCCCGGTGGAACCGCGTTGCGAGCATCGCGACAACCCGCTCGGCCTCCGCGAGGTGTGGCCCCGGCTCACGTGGCGGCTTGAGGCCGTCCGCGCCGACGACCGTGGCCTCGCGCAAAGCGCGTGGCAGATCCTCGTGGCCTCCTCGCCCGAAAAACTCGCGGCCGACGCCGGCGACGTGTGGGACTCGGACCGCGTCACCAGCCCGGACGCCCGCGCGGTTTTCGCCGGGCGCAAGCTCGACGCGCTCCAGCAGGTCTGGTGGAAGGTGCGCGTGTGGGACGGTGACGGCGCCGCCTCCGGCTGGAGCGCACCGGCCACATGGTCGCGCGGGCTGGAGGAAACGGTGACGTTGAAGGACTGGCCGGGCGACTGGATCGGCCTCGACCCGACCGACAAGGAACGCAACGAAACCCTCACCGACGCCCAGCGCCAGCGCGCCGCGCGCCGCCAGCTCAAGTGGGTGAAGGCCGTGATGAGCGGCGTGAAAAAACGTCCGCTCCCCGCGTTCGACGCCAAGGTCGTCGCGCCGCCCACCGACACCGACATGGCCGCCGACCGCCCGCTCACCGCGTGGTTCGCCAAGACTTTTCGCGTGGACGACAAGGCCGCGCTCGCCCGCGCCGTCATCTGGATCGTGCCCGACATGGAGTGCGAAATCTGGCTCAACGGCCGCCGCGTCGCCGCCGCCGCGCGCTGGGAAATCGCGCGGCAGATCGACCTCGCGCCGTTCCTCCGCGACGGCGAAAACCGCGCCGCGCTGCGCGTGACGCAAAACGACGGCTACGCGCCCGCCGTGCTCGGCGAGATCGAGCTGTTCCCCGCCGGCGCCGCCTCGCGCCGCGTGCCGCTCGACGCGAGCTGGCGCTTCGCCGCGTCCGACGCCGCCGCGCCCGACGCGCCCGGGCTCGACGACGCGGGCGCGTGGAAAAAGCCCGAGCTTCTCTCCCGCGTCTGGGGCTCGGCGGAAAACGTCACGCACCACTACGCGCCGGCCGCGATGCTGAGAAAGGAGTTTGCCGTGGAAAAACCGGTGCGGCGCGCCACGCTCGTCGCCACCGCCGCCGGCATCTATGAAATCGAAATCAACGGCCGCCGCGTCGGCGACGACTTCTTCGCGCCCGGCAGCACCGAATACCGCCGCCGCCTGCACGCGCAGACGCACGACGTCACCGCCCTGCTCGGCGCCGGCGCCAACGCCATCGGCGTCACGCTCGCCGACGGCTGGTTCGCCGGCGTGATGGGCTACTCCGGCCGGCGCCATACCTATGGCGGCTGGCCGCGCGCCCGCGCGCTGCTCGTGATCGAGCACACCGACGGCACCGTCGCGCGCGTCGCCACCGACCGCTCGTGGAAGGCCGCGTTCGGCCCCGTGCGCTACGCCGACCTCATGCAAGGCTGCGGCTACGACGCGCGGCTGGAGACGCCGGGCTGGACGCGCCCCGGTTTCGACGACTCCGGCTGGAAACCCGCCGCCACCGGCCAACGGCCGCTGTCCGACGGCGCGCCCAACCAGCTCGTGCAAACCGTGGTCGAGGGGGCCACGCTCGACGGCGCGCGCATCACCGAAACACTGCCCGCGCGCTCGGTGCGCGAGACCGCGCCCGGCGTGTGGCTGGCGGACTTCGGGCAGAATTTCACCGGCTGGGCGCGCCTGAAAACACGCGGCGGCGCCGGCGCCCGCGTCGTTTTTCGCCACGGCGAAATGCTCAACCCCGGCGGCACCCTCTACACCTCCAACCTGCGCGGCGCGTCGGCGGTGGACGAGTTCTGGCTGCGCGGCGACGCCGGCGGCGAGACGCTGGAACCGCGCTTCACGTTCCACGGTTTCCGTTACCTCGAAGTGCGCGGCCTCGCGCAGGCGCCGGCCCCGGCGGACTTCACCGGCGTCGTGGTCCACACCCCGATGAAACGCACCGGCTGGTTCGAATGCTCCGACCCGCGGCTGAACCAGCTTTTTTCCAACATCATCTGGGGCCAGCGCGGCAACTACCTCGAAATCCCCACCGACTGCCCGCAGCGCGACGAGCGTCTCGGCTGGACCGGCGACACGCAATTCTTCGCCCGCACCGCCTCCTACAACTTCGACACCCGCGCCTTCCTCGAACGCTGGCTCGAATCCCTCGCGGGCGACGCGCAAAACGCCGAGGGCGTCTTTGCCGCCGTCGCGCCCGCCTTCCCCGGCTACCATGTGCGCCCCTCGACCGCGTGGGGCGACGCCGCCGTGATCGTCACGCACGTCCTCTGGCAGCACTACGGCGAGACGCGCCCCATCGAGCGGCACTTCGACGCGCTCGCCCGCTACCTCGGCTGGCTGGAGCGCCGCGCGCGCGACGGCATCGTGTTCGTCGGCGGCTACGGCGACTGGCTCCACAAGGGCGGCACCGCGAAAACCGAGGTGATGGACACCGCCTACTACGCGTATCTCTGCGACCTCATGTCGCAGATGGCCGAGGCCGTCGGCCGCGTGGCGGAGGCCGCGCGCTACGCGGCCTTGCGCGACGAGGTGCGCGCGGCGTTCGAACGGGAATTTCTGCGCGACGACGGCTCCATTCTCGAAAGCAGCCAGACCGGCTACGCGCTCGCCTTCACCATGGATCTCGCGCCCCCGCGCCTCCGTGAAAAAATGGCGGACAGGTTCAACGACGAAATCAAGAAATTCGACTGGCACCTCGCCACCGGTTTCATCGGCACCCCGCGCCTCATGCCCGCGTTGTTCAACGCCGGCCTCGACGCCACCGCGTGGCGCGTGCTCCTCCAGGACACCTACCCGTCATGGCTCTTCCAGGTGAAACTCGGCGCGACCACCATGTGGGAACGCTGGGACGGCTGGACGCCCGGCGAGGGCTTCCAGGCCGTCGCGATGAATTCGTTCAACCACTACGCCTTCGGCGCGGTCGGCGAGGCGCTCTACCGGCACGTCGCCGGCATCGACACCGCCACGCCCGGTTTCCGCGACATCGTCATCCGCCCGCGCCCCGGCGGCGGGCTGACGCATGCCCGCGCCGCCTATGAAGCCGCGACCGGCCGCGTCGAAAGCGGCTGGAAAATTCTGCCCGGCGGCGGCCTCGCGCTCGACGTGACGATTCCCGTCGGCTCCCGCGCGCGCATTCACCTCCCCGCCGCCAACCCCGCCATCGTCACCGAGAGCGGCCGCCCTCTCGCCGCCGCTCCCGGCGTCCTCCTGCTTCCCTCCGAACCCCCGGGTGAAACCGCCTGCGAAACCGGCTCCGGCGAATATCATTTTGAAGTGCGCCCTTGA